The stretch of DNA ccggatgaagtcatggcggccgtcacaagtcatGCCTGTCCTGCAGTCTGAATCCAACCTgggcgatgcctcttcccttttgatccaatccattgtttctgagtaaaataagagtgcatgtatctccattgtctaaatatgatgaatctGAGtctaagagtgaacttacttgatgggtaagccgatgagcacgagcacgagtaataggaccaagtggtGTTGTCGAAGTACATGCttgtgtaggtgtggatgtatcgttggtggcgATATCCTCATCAGCCACCACGACAGGGtctaggacgagcgggaattttcccagctcggagaagctggttcATTGATCATCCTTGGAAAAGGTGATcaggacctcgctgtatctcagagaCTTTATCGTGGCCGACTCCACAAAGAGTATTTCGCGTAAGGTTAGCTTCtgcgcgcgcttggaggggaatccaccgtctccgctgaagatgatgttgatgacattcttcGGATCCTGGAGATCTTGAGCCCTCGACTTGTCACCTCATTCATCATCCTCCTTGTCTTTCCGCTTTCCTACTTGAGGaaggggtggtgcattgagtgattTGCGGATGGTGACGCACTCAAAGAGCGTGTGCCGCGAATTCGGGTGTATCAGGCACTATTTCTGCATGACTTTCTCATAATCTGAGTcgttgttccccgacttcttgccacgcgggTTGTGCTCGATAGCCGCAACTTCATGTTCTGGCTTCCGCTTTCAGGTATTCCCAGAGTGGCTCCGCTGACTTTTATCGAACTGGCCGGtgccattgccttgcttgtcatgtttgcgcttggggaagcggtcattctcctcgtcctcctggtcagcccaccatgccatcatgtcacgcagctccacggcagtagtcGGGCGGTTGCACCCGAAGTCATGGTATGTGTTCTTCGAGAAGAGGCCGTTTTGGAAGCAACGAATGATGTCCTCATCGatgatgttggtgatggtggcgcgCCTCTTGAAGAAACACCgtgtgtaggacctcagggtctcgttcatctcttgcttcacctagGACAGGTCATGGCGAGTGCCcgccctgatcatggatccctggaagttgtcgatgaaggcccgcttgaggtcctcccacgagtcgatggagtttggcttgaggctttcaagccacgtgaggggtgcagactccagagccaccgggaagtagagagctttagtggagttggatccccctgaaacttcaatagcgacagagtagcatcgaatccactGGTGCGGGacctgcttaccgtcatacttgggaATTCCGACTTGTTTGAAGTCCGTTGGataggacttgtcggtgatgctggtggtgaaggcggggaagcggtcGCTATCGTCATGGCGCCTGCCGGTATGGTCCCTTTTCCTCACTTCAATGACAAGCCGCGCGTCGCAGCCTTCATAGATCTTCTACCTGAGGTTGATCGTGGGTGCGTCGTGAAGGTTGGCCTCGAGTGGATCTTGGTCGTGATGCCTTGCACCACGCTGGTTGCGAGtgggttgttgtacttcttgttcattgttgccacgcgCGGACGAGTGGCCCTCGTTGCCCTGGCGGTTGTTATTTCTCTAGCTCCTGGGGCCTCTTCCAGGGGTATGACTGAACAGTGCAGTATCACCCATGGTGCTCAGACCTCGAGAGCtgattccgagtggaagacactggatgttgcccacTGAGTTGCACGAGCGTGCGCTAGGTCAAGTACTGCAGCCTTTATATCTGAGGATtgggtgggagttgttgagctaggagtgcTGCTTCTGTGATGGTGCCAATCGGCATAAGGTACTCGCGACTGCTGCAAAAGCATTGTTAAGATCCCTTGGTACGCGGGCACGATTCTGCGCGTTGCGCCTGCATTGagcgcgcttggcgttctttacccgccggatccttcggtgctcctcgtcttcatcttgGGGAGCATCAGCTATGGGCTCAACGGCTGAGACGTCCGCGAGTTGTTCATTGTCGTACTGGCGGTCCAGCTCGTCGTCCTCCGTGTTGTGAAGGGAGGCTATGCAGACTTGATGGTCGAGCGAGTGGTTAGCTGTACGGCTATGATCGTGTAGCTCCATGCTACTTTCTCCTTTcgcgatgggagagagaggtctaCCCTCCTGAAAGGATAGTTCCTGCATGAAGGTCACAAGGCGGGactcgtaatcgagtagttcggaggaCTCAAAGCCCTTTCAGTACACGAAATGTCCTTGCGGCGTTGATGTGATGGTTAAACCCGGAAGGCTGCCCGAAAAAGATTCAGTGTGGCCGTCGGGTTGAgagtggttttcaagagcgGCGGCCACCCAatgagcggtggctccctcgtcttcgagttctttttggaactggcttgaaggtgtagtactatacggggagtactcttcgttggagtccgagtaggTGTCAAAAACAGGGGCCTCCCGACAAGCGGGGGTGCCCGAgtccttgatcttgagcagcagatccaaatTCTCCTCCAAGTCAAAGAGGAATTTAGATCGTGAGGTCTTTTCAGATAGGTTTGAATTAGATCCTCTCTTCCACTTCATCGACCCCCGCTTTTGCATTTGCTTCTAGTAAGAATAGATCTAGTGCGCCATGAGAGGAAATCGCGTtgaaaacggacatcttttTGATCTGCTGGGCCAGATCGGGAAGTAGCGTATTGTCGAGGTTATCGATGAATTCGTCGAGATCGCTGcttggagttgatgaagaggcctctggctccttggagttggctaggtggctgttgaagccatccgaaccgttggcgacgcagatccaggagccgaaaatgaaggttgtgcccttgTCGAGCACAATGCTGGTGAAGTTGGAGGATGCCATTGAATTCTCTGGTCGATGCTCGATGAACagccctacctggcgcgctagctgtcggtgttttaccgctacgcccaccgagggatacccccgatgTGGTGAGTTTGTTGGTAGGGTATCggcgagatcaggaactcgaaggtgcaaaggaacataaagttttagacaagttcgggccgctgagagcgtaataccctatgtcctgtgtggttaGTATtacctttgatgatgattatcCCCGAGGggatccctgtccgcccttatataatcTGGGAGGACagatttacatggaagtcctagtcgggtacatgCCCAGGAGTTCTACCTAAGAACTTCTCggatagtttcctaccgtgtccgactagtttcactattgTACAAGTAATCCTTCTGCGTTATGAggagttacaatagatgtagggcgtgggccatgtcccatcccatatcctaggagaagtgtgccacgtggacagtcccgtgtgcccgggtgTGACACTTCCAAACAACCTTGGCCATGGATTCTCTTTCTCCAGGTGAAAACCAAGATCTGCCTTGCCGGATCGAGCAATGTTGGCGTCTTGATGTCAAGTTCTTGTTGGAGTCATTGTCTCAGAGACGGGCATCTCGAACTAGTGCATGGTGCGGTGCTGTGGTTCCTGCTACAATTTGGAGCTTGTGCTTAGCGTGGTTGTGTTATTCGCGGTTAAGCCGCAATTTCGTCCTTGTGCTAGGACAGGGTGTTTATCCATGGTTATGCCACAATCTGCCCTTGGGCTAGGTTGTGTTGCATGAGATCTAGTTTAGCTAGGTAGGTTATTAGATTTTAGCTTGGTTTTCCTAAATTAACTGAGCATTGTAGGGTTTTGTCTCATTTTCCCAAAAAATAAGGCCTTTGATATGTGGTTTGCCACATCATTTGAATACAATTCAGGTGGGGATGCTCTCCCCCGATGATCATTTAAGAAAAAATATCCTCATATTATATTTCTAATGTACAACTTATAGCAAACTCTTCGATTCGATTCACTTCCCTATAGCAGAAGTGTAGTACATAATTATCTCTCCCGTATAGCCAACAATAATATCCAAATATATTACACATACAACTATATTagcttaattaatttatatctaaatttttattattagaatggaattcaatttCAAGGATCCAAATGGGGCCTTAAAGAAAACGCCACTAGAATAATGGAGTCCGTTCTACTAGTGGTTTTCAAAAAGGCCACCACTAGAAATGGATTATAGTAAACTCTCTCCTCACTATCATCACTATCAAGATTCAAGGTGATTCATAGCTAACTTTATCTTTTCGAATGGAACTTTAATATAACCTAGACTTAGTATGTTTATTTATGAAAACAATTTAATTACAAGCAATGTATATGTTTACAAAAAGATAATATTATTCTATTAATTGGTAATAAGAAATTTGGTTTGTTTTAGTTAGGAATTTCCATTGCCCCAATTTACTTATCAGGCCTTCAATATACAACCGACCCCTTTGACCCATTATTTGGACACACCTCTCATCGATCACCATAAGTGGTAGCAGCCACTGTGGGGTTTTGTGTCGGCATTATCGACAGTTGGTCCACACAGCCTCATACCCCATCTAGCCGCACTGTCCCAGGTAACACCTGTGCCATGCATTGACATtaagcaccacatcatcacatCTATTGAAGTGGTGACTTTGATGGTATAGTTTACTTCAAAGACTCTCTACATTTATGGAAAAACCAGATGACTTTTTATTGAACTATTTGGTAAAGAGAAATGATCACTATATGTTACCCTGTACATATTCTTTTATTGAAATTAAAAaactcccccccccccaaaatCAATTTCTGTTAAAAACAGAATAGAATTAGATGGATTCCAAATAATGAGCATCAGGATTCCTGATTTCTTTGTGAATATCTCTTCCAATTCGGTGATTCTTTACTTCAAAAAAAAATTATGATTCATACAGGTGTTTGCCATTTCTATATACTTTATTTTCATTTTTCCATATATATGGTATGTCTTACGGGTGCTTAAAACACCCACCTCATATTCAGTAAATTTGTGGGTTCAACTCCTTCCATATGCAAGCAAATGAATGGGATAGCCTAGTGATAGAAGATTATCTAGCTTGGTTCAGAGAACACTTATTGAGTTTAAGATTAGTTTTTTGCTAAATGTTAATGCCTAAATGCTGAACGATTGACCCTACTTGTTCGGATGGGTGTTCACCCCAAAGAGTTCCCAGACTGCATGCATGTATACATCCGTAAGTAACTTAGTGCGACATGGCAAATTTCATTGAAAGGAATCAGCAAAGAAAAGGAATGTAAAGAACCACAAGAATCCTTACAATGGGATTCCAGTTCAGCACCTTTTGTTTGAGATTTTGAGAAGAGTTGCTCAACAATTGGAGAGTATGTTGAAATGTTCCGTAAGTCTATTGGATAAACAACAATCTCTGCATATTGTCTATATAAGCGTCAAGTTTAATTGATGGGGGTAGTAAGAGCATCTCCAGTCTCCTTTTATTTAATAAATTGACAATATTGGGAAGAAGATAGCTGGATGCCCAAAATCTCTCCCTTCCCTAATAAATTATTGGGTTATCTCCATATTTCACCCCAAATCCCCTCAAATAGAGGGAGAATTTGGCTCTCCCAATATATTAGTCGTATTGGGATAAGATTATTGAGGAACTATAAAAGCATCTTTTCTAATAATTCATGAAAGTGGTATTGGAATATCCTAATATTATATTATTGGTAGATGTTTATTGGAACTCCTGTAGATGCTCTAACATCTTAGTATAAATGAATAAGCATTATTTGTTCCATACACATGTAGGTACTGCATTGATTACTTAGAGGGCTCCGTGATCCAAGCCGCTGACTAAGTAGTAAGAATGCAGGTGTTACAGGTAGCAGAACTACACAAAATCATCAATCAGAACAAAATGGATACTGAGAAATGAGCAGGGTTCAATGCCTATCTACGCCTAAGAGGGTACGGCGGCATCAATTGATCGTCTTAGGGCTCATAGTAATAGTGAGTCAAATATATGTATAGCTATATACTAGTTCCACGCCGATCTTCCGCTCCGGTGATGCATAGATGTTGAGCTAGCCAGCGGCTAATAAAAGTTTGCCCAGCTGGTGGTGTAGGTTGCCCCGAAGTACCAGTTGGACGGGACGACGTTCCACACCGTCACCACGCGGCCGTCGTCGGTCTTCACCATGAAGGACAGGCTCTGGCCGTTGAGGTACGCCGTGCTCTGCCAGTTCATGCCCCAGTTCCTGCTCATTGTCAGCCAGTTCGTGTTGGTCCCCTTGATCCACATCTGCGACACCACGCCGCTGCCGCCGACGTTGGTCACCGTCACCAGCTCGAAGTAGTCCCTCCCGTTGATGGTGAACCTCATGCCACCACTCCTCTTGCATGACACCCTGGCAGCAGTCAAGCACATTCAAATTCATCACATCGATCGTGCGCAGAAGATTCTTTTTGTATTCGAGCTAGCATCTTGTTTTGGTATCATCTCTGATTCTCTGTATTGTACCTCTGGTAGTTGACCGGGACGATCCCGGCTTGGTAGATGGCGATGGAGGTCCAGGCGGGCTGCGACATGTCGAAGTGCCGGCGCGGCGGGTTGCACCAGCCGCCGTTGTCGCTGGGCAGCGCCCAGTTTGGCGGGCAGAAGTTGGTGGCTGTGATGGTCACCGACGTGCCGGGCTTGCACCATCTGCTCTTGCTAGTGTCGCAGACGATGGTGTAGCACGCACCGCACATGGCGCCGTCGTTGAAAAGCGCCGTGCTCAGCGCCGCGTTGCTCAGCCCGTAACCAGCGCTGTACAGGTTGCCGTACCCACAAGCGCCGCCTGCACGCACAAGAGGTCATTCATCTTCTTTAGAACTTGAATTAGATCAAACCATGGGACGACAGTGAGCTGCTTTAATTTTGAACACGAAGGTCTTGAAATGGAGGAAAATAAGGAACAAACCCATTGTGCCGGAGCCGTCGCTGCCACCGTAGAACGTCGCCGTCGCAGGCGACCAGTAGTACTGGGCGTCTACTGCATGGGAAGCCAATCCGCACAGCAAAGAGAGAAGAAGCACCACAGGCACCGCTGGTTTTGCCATTTGGGATCTACCAAGCAAGTGCACGTTACAGAAAGAGAACAGGAAGCCTTTGTACTCTTTTGGGCTGCGTTTGTGTTTGCGTTGAGTGGTACTCCTGGCCTTGACCCTGGGATTTATAGTAGTGGCATGATGAGCCTCCAACTGTTACAGCGGTACTTAGTAATCAAGTTGCAGGTTCGTTAATGATCTTGGTATTAGCGAGTAGCGTGGTAATTTCAACCTGATGCATCTGTTCGTTCTTTGACTTTGATACACGGCAAGTTTTCAAACTAATACAAAACAAAAATCTGACGTGTTCTCCATGTTCGTGAGGCTGTAAAAAAGTTTTCTTCGTCTGCAGAAATTCCCGCGTCCATGTGCCCTAACATTATAGATTCCTACTCAGTACACTATCGAGCATGTGATGGGGGAATCCTTAAGCTGAAAATTTCAACCAGGAAGCGGTGGAAAGAAAATTAAGTATTTCCTGTTAAGTTGACATGACTGAAGTCGGTGGAAACGGAGAGAAATACTTAAATGGTgcattacttttgcacatacaagTTCCAGCTAGGCATTGCCTCATGCATGATAACATGTATTAACGAAAATGTGTCTACTGAACTTAGGTCAGATCTATTTGGCCACCAGAGAGAAGATGTTAATTTTTATTATCATCAGTGTTATCAAAAGTATGGTATGTTACAATGTCTTGAAAAGAAGTATGATAGAAATACGACGATATAGTAACGAATAGTCTACACACGTAGAACTGATTTGCCCCAGGGAAGATGGTTCAGCAGTGTCAACAAAAGTATGATAAAAAATATGAAGTAATAAGGCTAGTGGTTACAAGAGCCTCGGTAGCACCTCAGGTTCTGGGTTCGACTCACTGTGGAGCGAATTTTCTAGAAAAAACCCACATCACCCCCTCAACTATGAAGGGTGGAATATTTCACCCCCTGAACTACAAAACCAGTTATTCTACCCCTCAACTAGCCAAAACCGGTCAAATAACCCCTCAAGCGGTTTTGACTAACGTGGACAACGACgtggctgtgacagttcgtgtacttgtaatgttagacatatattttgttagtgtgaaatatgtatttgttagtataaagcttgtgcgtatttgtgtgaagcttttgaaaatttaaagtgcaagtaaaaagggtatttttgtaattacagaaaaacctagggttttttttgcaaaatgtatttggagaaggataatttcgaaataagtgaaaggtggttttgtaaacatgtttttcttactttatgtcttgtaaaaatatatatttatccaaaaagttgcattagaaatgcatgtgttgaattgtgtaaaagtttgggtaaaatggtaaaactaagggtgtttatgtaattttataaaagtacaagtccttttgtgtaagtatttgatttacaaaagtaactttcaaaattacttaggattaaggtgtaaaagatgcaagtcatcatgacatgtctatccaatcatt from Panicum hallii strain FIL2 chromosome 3, PHallii_v3.1, whole genome shotgun sequence encodes:
- the LOC112883801 gene encoding expansin-A33-like, which gives rise to MAKPAVPVVLLLSLLCGLASHAVDAQYYWSPATATFYGGSDGSGTMGGACGYGNLYSAGYGLSNAALSTALFNDGAMCGACYTIVCDTSKSRWCKPGTSVTITATNFCPPNWALPSDNGGWCNPPRRHFDMSQPAWTSIAIYQAGIVPVNYQRVSCKRSGGMRFTINGRDYFELVTVTNVGGSGVVSQMWIKGTNTNWLTMSRNWGMNWQSTAYLNGQSLSFMVKTDDGRVVTVWNVVPSNWYFGATYTTSWANFY